The genomic DNA AGCACCAGCCCGCGCGCGCGCGCCTCGGTCGCCTCGATATACCAGTTCGACGGCGCCTTTGACTTGAGCTCCTCGATGGTCACCTGGGTGCCCTCGACCAGTGCCTCGAACCCTTCGTCCTGGATGCGGATCGAATCCTGGATCTCGTTGAGCTTCGCCAGCAGCACCGGCGCGAGCGTGTTGAGTGGACCGGAGAGCTGGACGGTCGAGTTCATGATCCGCTCGTGGATCATCAGCCGCGAATTGTGCGTCAGGAAGCGCTTGTCGGCCGGGAAGGCGGACATGAAGGTTGCGCCGGCCGAATAGACCGCGACCTTGCCGAGGAACAGCGTCTCGCGCCCGGTATATTCGCGCAGCAGGCGGATCGAATCGCCCATCGCCCGCGCCATTTCCGGATCGCCGCCGAGCGTGGTGATCGATACGACGAGGGGCCCGTCACCGCCCGCATTCGCGAGCTGGTTCTTAAAATTCTCGTACATGAAATTGTCCACCGGGCCGTGCAGCTGGATCTGCGGGTTGGCGAGCAGTGGATAGTTGGTGGCGTTGCTGGTCTTGGTCATGCCGCGCGAACCATGCGCGACGAAGAGGGTTCCGGCAAAAGTTAATTATTGTTGGTTCCGGCGGTCTCCAGCACCGCATTGGCTGGCCGCCCCACCGGCGCGCTCGCCACCTTGGGCGCCCGCGCATCGAGCGCCGCGAGCCACACGGCCGCGCCTGGCCCGATCGACACTTGCGGATCGGATGGGTCGAGCTTCCCCTCGCGCTCCCAGCCGGCGATCGTCCGCACCGCTTCGTCCGCCGCCGCGGCGAGCGGCTGTGGCTTGCGCAGCGCGTGATTGATCAGCGCGTCGCCGAAGAACGTCCAGTCATTGTCCGCCTGGCACCCGAATGACGTCTTGCTCGCGGAGGCGGCGGTGACGATGGCGGTCGTGTCATTCGACAGCAGCGGCACGAACACGCCGGCGTAGCAGGCGCTGATCATGATCAGGCGATTGCGAATGCCGAGTTGCGACATCGTGCTCCACAGCCGCGTCGGCGAAATCGCGCCAAACCCCTGGTCACCGTCATTGTAGACGATGCCGTACCGCGCGCCATGGCTGGTGGTGTAGAGCACCAGCACGTCCTCCGCCGGGTCCATCGTTTCGGCGACGCGGGCGAGCGCCATCTCGATGTTTGCCGGCGAGCCCATCGCAAACGCACTGTCGGCGGCGCCGTCGGTGCCCGCGAGCACGATCGTGCGGCCCTCCGCGCCGTAACGGCGGCCGAGCACCTTGGCCGCCTCACGCGCCTCGCGGCCGAACACCGGATCGCTGTCGAGCGCGACCGCGACGACATAGGCGTCCACCATCCCCTTGCGCTGCGGCTGCAGCCGCGCGAGCGTGGTTGCCAATCGGCGATGTTCGGCGAGCAGCCACGCCGCCGAGCGGTCGTGCTCGATCGCACCGCCCTGGTCGGCGAGCTGCATCAGTTCCGCGTCGCTGCCACGCGCGACGAGCGGGACGGGGCGGGTATGCTGCGGCGGCTGATAGGTCTGTGCCGGCGCCATTCCCGCGAGCGCGGCGAGCAGGATCGTGGCGAGCCTCTTCATCGCCGCGCATCTCGCGATGATGAAGCCCGTGTGTCAATCGCTTGATCGTATCGGCGGGTGCAGCCTAGCGTGCGCGACAAGGGAGAGACGCGTGATCGAGTTCTTCTTCGACTGTTCCAGCCCGTGGACCTGGCTCGGCTTCGAAAGCATCCAGCCGCTTGGCGCCGAGCTGGAGGTCGAGATCATCTGGCGCCCGATCCTGGTGGGCGGCGTCTTCAACGCAGTAAACGCCAGCGTCTACGAGGGCCGCAAGAACCCGGTTCCTGCGAAGGCACGCTACATGCTTAAGGATATGCAGGATTGGGCGCGCCTACAGGGTCTGTCGATCAAGTTCCCGCCGAGCATCTTCCCGGTCAACAGCGTGAAGGTGATGCGGGCCTGCTGCTGGCTGGGGCAGGATTGCGTGCCGTTCGCGCGCGCCGCCTTTCGCGCCTATTGGACCGACGATCGCGATATTGCGGACGACGCGGTGATCGCCGACGTGGCTTCGGCCGCTGGCGTGGATGCCGCCGCACTGTTCGCGGCAATCGCGACCGACCCGGTCAAGGCGCAGCTGCGCGCCAACACCGACGAACTGATCGCCCGCGGCGGCTTCGGCTCGCCGACGATCTTTGTAGGCGGTGACGAAATGTACTTCGGCAACGACCGCATGCCGCTGGTGCGCGCGGCGGTTGAGCGGCGCTTGAACGGGATAGGCTCGGTCTCACTTTCAGGTTAGCGTGCGCCTGATGTTCGAATTCGATCCGGCGAAGAGCGAAGCGAACAAGCTGAAGCATGGGATCGACTTCATCGAGGCGCAGGCGCTTTGGGATGATGTCGACCTGACCGATCTGGGCATGGTGGAATATGACGGAGAAACGAGACATATTTTCGTTGGACAATGGCAACGGCGTCGATGGACGGCAATCGTCACCTACCGAGGCGGAGACATCCGCATCATTTCCGTCCGACGTTCGCGATCAAGCGAAGAAATGGCCTACGAGCGTCGCCGAATTCGACCAGATGTTCGATAACGGGGAAGACATTGATCATCTGATCGACTGGTCTTCCGCCGAACGCCTCAATGCATCGACCGAAGTTAGTCTCAGCATGCCGCTTTGGATGGTGAAGCGGCTTGACGCGAACGCCACTCGCCGTGGTGTATCGCGTCAAGCGCTTATCAATATGTGGCTAGCCGATCGACTGGAAGCCGCTCGCTAATCAATAAACCCGCTTCTTCGGCTTGATATACTCGGCGTCGTCGGTGAGCGTGTAATCGTGCACCGGGCGATAATCGATCGCGCAGGTGCCGCCCTTGCCGCCCCATCCGTCGAACGTCGCGGTCGTGTGCTTCATCCAGTTGGCGTCGTCGCGCTCGGGGAAGTCCTCGTGCATGTGCGCGCCGCGGCTTTCCTTGCGGTTGTCCGCGCAACGCATCGTCACCACTGCTTGGCCGATCAAATTGTCGAGCTCGAGCGTCTCGACCAGATCGGTGTTCCAGATCATCGAGCGATCCTTGATGCCGATGTCCTGCATCGACTGATAGGTCGCATCGATCTTGGTGACGCCTTCGGCCAGCAATTCGCTGTCGCGGAACACCGCAGCGTGGCGCTGCATCGTGCGCTGCATCTCGGCGCGGATCTTCGACGTCGGAATGCTGCCCGCAGCGTTGCGGAAATGATCGAGCCGGCCCAGCGCCATCTCTTCCGAGCCCTTGGGCAGCGGATTGTGCGTCGTATTGGGCTTCAGCGTTTCCTTCAGCCGCAGCCCGGTCGCACGGCCGAACACCACGAGGTCGATCAGCGAGTTCGATCCGAGGCGGTTGGCGCCATGGACCGACACGCAGGCCGCCTCGCCAACCGCGAACAGGCCGGGGACGATCGCATCCGGATCGCCGTTCGTCATCTGAACGACTTCGCCGTGATAGTTCGTCGGGATGCCGCCCATGTTGTAGTGGACGGTTGGCGTCACCGGCAGCGGCTGGCGCGTGAGGTCGACACCGGCGAAGATCTTGCCAGTCTCGGTGATGCCGGGCAGGCGCTCGGCGAGCACCTTGGGATCGATATGGTCGAGGTGAAGGAAGATATGGTCCTTCTCCTTGCCCACGCCGCGGCCTTCGCGCATTTCGGCTGCCATCGAGCGCGACACGACGTCTCGGCTGGCAAGATCCTTCGCGCTGGGGGCGTAACGCTCCATGAAACGCTCGCCTTCGGAATTGGTGAGATAGCCGCCTTCGCCGCGCGCACCCTCGGTGATCAGCACGCCCGCGCCATAGATGCCGGTCGGGTGGAACTGGACGAACTCCATGTCCTGCAGCGGCAGCCCGGCGCGCAGCGCCATGGCATTGCCGTCACCGGTGCACGTGTGCGCCGATGTCGCCGACTGATACACGCGCCCGCCGCCGCCCGTCGCCAGCACCACCGCATGCGCGCGGAAGCGGTGGATCTGACCGGTTTCCATGTTCAGCGCGATCACGCCGCGGCATGTGCCGTTCTCCATGATCAGGTCGAGCGCGAAATATTCGACGTAGAAGTCCGAATTATACTTCAGGCTCTGCTGGTACAGCGCGTGCAGCATGGCGTGGCCGGTACGGTCCGCGGCCGCCGCCGTGCGCTGAACGGGAGGCCCTTCGCCCATGTTCTGCATGTGGCCGCCGAACGGGCGCTGGTAGATCGTGCCATTCTCGTTGCGGCTGAAGGGCACGCCGGCGTGCTCGAGTTCGTAGACCGCAGCTGGGGCCTCGCGCACCATATATTCGATCGCGTCCTGGTCGCCGAGCCAGTCCGAGCCCTTGACGGTATCGTACATATGCCACGACCAGTGATCGGGCGAATTGTTGCCGAGGCTCGCGGCGATGCCGCCTTGCGCTGCAACCGTGTGGCTGCGCGTCGGAAAAACCTTTGTGATGCACGCGGTTTTCAGGCCGCTCTCGGCGATGCCCATGGTGGCGCGCAGGCCCGAACCGCCGGCGCCGACGACAACTGCGTCGTAAGTATGATCGATAATCTGGTAGGCGGCAGGCATCAATTGGCTCCAAACGCGATCTTGAGGATCGCGAACACGGCAGTGCCGCCGATTGCGGCTACGAACAGATTTAGGAGTACCATCGCGACAATACGACGTTCGTCACGCTGATAATCTTCGATCACCACCTGCAGGCCGATGCGGAAGTGGTAGAACACCGACAGCACCAGCAGCAGCATCGGCACTGCGACCCAGGCGGACGACAACCAGTCGCGCATCGCGCCGTAATCATAGGCCGGGCGCCGTGCGAGCGAGATCAGCAGCCAGCTCATCAGCAGGATGTTCGATCCCGCGGTGATCTTCTGGTGCCACCAGTGATGCGTGCCCTCGTGCGCGCTGCCAAGGCCGCGGACGCGGCCGATCGACGTTCCCGACCCCATTACTTGGTCCCTACGTAAAGCCAGAAGGCGAGCGTCAGAACCGCCGCGCCGACGAAGGTGAGCCGTGCGAGGTTCTGGTTGAGCTTCAGCTCGAACCCGGCGCCGGTATCCATCACCAGATGGCGGATGCCGCTCATCATATGCTGGAACAGCGAATAGGTGAGCCCGACCCCGAGCACCCAGCCGATGATGTTGAGGCGGCCATCGGCATAGGTGAACACGTTGCGGAAATCGGCGTACGCCTCGGAACCCGAAGCGAGCGCCGCCAGGAACCACACGAGCAGCAATGCGCCGACCGTCGCCATCCCGCTGCCAGTCGCGCGGTGCAGGATCGACACCGTCATCGCCGGGCTCCAGCGATAATGGATCGCGAGTGGACCGGCGAACAGGTGCGGGCTTTTTGGTCGAGCGGGCTTAGAGGCCAAGGCGTAACTTCCTGCGATGAGCCGATGGATCGGCGCGGCATATGCGGCGCACACCCCCATGATGCAACCCGGCGCATCCTCCTGCGAGACGATTGCAGCGCCGCCGTCCTAACCCACGTTTAACCACTCCGCCGCTAGGCCGGTGTCACCATGACCCGGGAGCACACCGCCTTGTCCGACGATCTGCCAGCGCTGGGCGTCATCACGCGCGAGATCGATCTGGAGGCTCGCCTGCGCGTCTTCGATTTCGATCACACGCTGGCAGCAACCAGCCGCGCGGTCTGGGCAGCGATCGAGCCCGAGATCCGCAGCATTTCCGAGGCTTATTGGCAGCAATGGCTGCGCTGCTTCGACGATCGCCGCATCTGGGCGGCGCATGATACCGAAAAGATGATCGACATCGGCTGCACGTTCCTGCGCAACCGCTTCCTCGCCACCGCCCAGCGCGAGTGGATCGAATCGATCGAGCGATCGGTCGCCGCGGCTTATCAGGCGGAGGTAACGCCGATGGCGCTGCTGTCGATGATCAGCGCGAGCGATCGCGCGGCGCTCGGCGTGCTGTTGCGTCGCTGTCCCGCCGGGGATGCGCGTCTGCCCGAGATGATCGACACGCTGATGCGACTGTCGGCGCTTGAAGGCGAGATCACCGTCGCGATCTACAGTGATTATCGCAAGCATAGCGCCCGGTCGTCACGTGATCGACTGGCCGCGGATTTCCGCGTCGGTATCGCCGCTACGGTCGAGGAAGCCACGGCCGAGGGCGGTCACCTGCGCATCCAGGCCTCCGGAGCGTCGGCGTCGGCTCGCGGCGTGCTCGGCAAGGCGAGCGAAGTCGCTGCGGCAGCCGAGCAATCCGCCGTCGCGATGCGCGATGCCGCCTCGACCGCCGCCGGGCTGATCCGCGCCATCGAAGACGCCCGCGCCGAAGTGGAGGCCGCCGCGGAAATCGCGACGCGCGCTGCCGGGCAGGCCGAGCAGGCAGTCGGCGTCAGCGGCGCATTGAGTGACCATGCCAAGTCAATTGAATCCATCCTCAGCCTGATCCGCGACATCGCAGGGCAGACGAACCTGCTGGCACTGAACGCCACGATCGAGGCGGCGCGGGCGGGGGATGCCGGTCGCGGCTTCGCGGTCGTCGCACAGGAAGTGAAGAGCCTCGCCAACCAGACCGCGCGCGCCACGGACGATATCGCGGGCAAGATCGCCGCGATTCAGTCAGCCACAAAGGTGACGGTAGATACCAGCGCCGGCATCCGCGCCACGATCGGCGAGGTGCAGGTGTCGGCCACGCGCATCCGCCACGCGATGGAGGCGCAGGCGCAGACCGTCACCGCGATCACCGCAGCAGTCGATGAGACGGCGCTCGCCGCGGATTCGATGTCCGACACGATCGCGGCGATCCACACCGATACCGAGTCAGTCGCTGGCGAGATCGATTCTTTAGGTGCCGGTTTCGATCGTCTCGCCGGGCGGCTGGGGCTGCTCAACGGCAGCGCCGGGGATTTCGCCGCGCGCGTCGCGGCCTGAGTAAAGTCGATCGTGCCGCATGACCGCACGACGCAGGAGGTAGGGATGGCTGAAGAGCCGACGATGACACTCGGTGGCTGGGGTGGCCAGGCTCGGGCGCTTGCCGCTCACGTGAACGAATATGATTGGGACAGGGGGATTGCGCCCGGCGCGGCGGAAATCGACGCGCTGCTGACCGGCGCGGATTGCGATGCGATCGCTGTGGCGTTCTGGAGCCATTATCTGGCATTGCCGGCCACTCGGCATATCCTGCCGCTGGTCAATCCGGCCTGGCATGAAAAGCAGCGCGCGCGCAGTTCGCGCTATATGCGGATGAAATATACCGCACCGTTCGACGAGGCGTGGAAGGTGGCGGCGGAAAAGCACGCCGATATGTCACGCGTGTCCGGTGTGCCGCTCGCGGCGCTGACGGCGGCGCTGGCCTTTGCTCATGCCCATACGCTGGCGGTCATCGAGGCGCGCGTCGATGGTGACATTGGACGGATGCGGCGGCTTGCCGACGTGGTGCAGCGGCTTGCGCTGATCGAGGCGGACATCATGTCGGCGTATCTGGCGCGCACCGATAGCGAACGCGTGGCGCAGGAGCGCGCCGCGCACGCACAGGCGTTCCGCGATCATATCGCGGGCGCGATCGATGGTGCCGCCGCGCTTG from Sphingomonas radiodurans includes the following:
- a CDS encoding C13 family peptidase, which produces MKRLATILLAALAGMAPAQTYQPPQHTRPVPLVARGSDAELMQLADQGGAIEHDRSAAWLLAEHRRLATTLARLQPQRKGMVDAYVVAVALDSDPVFGREAREAAKVLGRRYGAEGRTIVLAGTDGAADSAFAMGSPANIEMALARVAETMDPAEDVLVLYTTSHGARYGIVYNDGDQGFGAISPTRLWSTMSQLGIRNRLIMISACYAGVFVPLLSNDTTAIVTAASASKTSFGCQADNDWTFFGDALINHALRKPQPLAAAADEAVRTIAGWEREGKLDPSDPQVSIGPGAAVWLAALDARAPKVASAPVGRPANAVLETAGTNNN
- the brnA gene encoding type II toxin-antitoxin system BrnA family antitoxin, which encodes MFDNGEDIDHLIDWSSAERLNASTEVSLSMPLWMVKRLDANATRRGVSRQALINMWLADRLEAAR
- the sdhC gene encoding succinate dehydrogenase, cytochrome b556 subunit gives rise to the protein MASKPARPKSPHLFAGPLAIHYRWSPAMTVSILHRATGSGMATVGALLLVWFLAALASGSEAYADFRNVFTYADGRLNIIGWVLGVGLTYSLFQHMMSGIRHLVMDTGAGFELKLNQNLARLTFVGAAVLTLAFWLYVGTK
- the sdhA gene encoding succinate dehydrogenase flavoprotein subunit; translated protein: MPAAYQIIDHTYDAVVVGAGGSGLRATMGIAESGLKTACITKVFPTRSHTVAAQGGIAASLGNNSPDHWSWHMYDTVKGSDWLGDQDAIEYMVREAPAAVYELEHAGVPFSRNENGTIYQRPFGGHMQNMGEGPPVQRTAAAADRTGHAMLHALYQQSLKYNSDFYVEYFALDLIMENGTCRGVIALNMETGQIHRFRAHAVVLATGGGGRVYQSATSAHTCTGDGNAMALRAGLPLQDMEFVQFHPTGIYGAGVLITEGARGEGGYLTNSEGERFMERYAPSAKDLASRDVVSRSMAAEMREGRGVGKEKDHIFLHLDHIDPKVLAERLPGITETGKIFAGVDLTRQPLPVTPTVHYNMGGIPTNYHGEVVQMTNGDPDAIVPGLFAVGEAACVSVHGANRLGSNSLIDLVVFGRATGLRLKETLKPNTTHNPLPKGSEEMALGRLDHFRNAAGSIPTSKIRAEMQRTMQRHAAVFRDSELLAEGVTKIDATYQSMQDIGIKDRSMIWNTDLVETLELDNLIGQAVVTMRCADNRKESRGAHMHEDFPERDDANWMKHTTATFDGWGGKGGTCAIDYRPVHDYTLTDDAEYIKPKKRVY
- the sdhD gene encoding succinate dehydrogenase, hydrophobic membrane anchor protein — translated: MGSGTSIGRVRGLGSAHEGTHHWWHQKITAGSNILLMSWLLISLARRPAYDYGAMRDWLSSAWVAVPMLLLVLSVFYHFRIGLQVVIEDYQRDERRIVAMVLLNLFVAAIGGTAVFAILKIAFGAN
- a CDS encoding ClpP family protease, giving the protein MTKTSNATNYPLLANPQIQLHGPVDNFMYENFKNQLANAGGDGPLVVSITTLGGDPEMARAMGDSIRLLREYTGRETLFLGKVAVYSAGATFMSAFPADKRFLTHNSRLMIHERIMNSTVQLSGPLNTLAPVLLAKLNEIQDSIRIQDEGFEALVEGTQVTIEELKSKAPSNWYIEATEARARGLVLDII
- a CDS encoding methyl-accepting chemotaxis protein → MTREHTALSDDLPALGVITREIDLEARLRVFDFDHTLAATSRAVWAAIEPEIRSISEAYWQQWLRCFDDRRIWAAHDTEKMIDIGCTFLRNRFLATAQREWIESIERSVAAAYQAEVTPMALLSMISASDRAALGVLLRRCPAGDARLPEMIDTLMRLSALEGEITVAIYSDYRKHSARSSRDRLAADFRVGIAATVEEATAEGGHLRIQASGASASARGVLGKASEVAAAAEQSAVAMRDAASTAAGLIRAIEDARAEVEAAAEIATRAAGQAEQAVGVSGALSDHAKSIESILSLIRDIAGQTNLLALNATIEAARAGDAGRGFAVVAQEVKSLANQTARATDDIAGKIAAIQSATKVTVDTSAGIRATIGEVQVSATRIRHAMEAQAQTVTAITAAVDETALAADSMSDTIAAIHTDTESVAGEIDSLGAGFDRLAGRLGLLNGSAGDFAARVAA
- a CDS encoding 2-hydroxychromene-2-carboxylate isomerase, with amino-acid sequence MIEFFFDCSSPWTWLGFESIQPLGAELEVEIIWRPILVGGVFNAVNASVYEGRKNPVPAKARYMLKDMQDWARLQGLSIKFPPSIFPVNSVKVMRACCWLGQDCVPFARAAFRAYWTDDRDIADDAVIADVASAAGVDAAALFAAIATDPVKAQLRANTDELIARGGFGSPTIFVGGDEMYFGNDRMPLVRAAVERRLNGIGSVSLSG
- a CDS encoding BrnT family toxin, which gives rise to MFEFDPAKSEANKLKHGIDFIEAQALWDDVDLTDLGMVEYDGETRHIFVGQWQRRRWTAIVTYRGGDIRIISVRRSRSSEEMAYERRRIRPDVR